One Campylobacter massiliensis DNA window includes the following coding sequences:
- the cmoA gene encoding carboxy-S-adenosyl-L-methionine synthase CmoA has protein sequence MKDEIFKEPIKKQFEFDASVASVFDDMIGRSVPYYAASQKLIADFLAQILPQGASAVDLGCSTASTLLALWRKRNDLALKGVDNAPAMLQNARAKIEAYGARIELELADILECEFDAQGAVLMNYTLQFIRPPKRQDFVAKIYRALNDGGVFVFSEKLIFEDKTLSKNMIEIYEKYKLEQGYSRYEIAQKREALENVLIPYTEAENRNLALSAGFRNVECMFRWANFATFVAFK, from the coding sequence GTGAAGGACGAAATCTTTAAAGAGCCGATAAAAAAGCAGTTTGAATTTGACGCGAGCGTGGCGTCGGTGTTTGACGATATGATCGGGCGCTCGGTGCCGTATTACGCGGCTTCGCAAAAGCTGATCGCCGATTTTTTAGCGCAAATTTTACCGCAAGGCGCAAGCGCGGTAGACCTTGGCTGCTCGACCGCCTCGACGCTGCTAGCTCTTTGGCGCAAGAGAAACGATCTCGCGCTAAAAGGCGTAGATAACGCGCCTGCGATGCTGCAAAACGCGCGCGCCAAGATAGAGGCCTACGGCGCTAGGATCGAGCTTGAGCTAGCGGACATTTTAGAGTGCGAATTTGACGCGCAGGGCGCCGTTTTGATGAACTACACGCTACAGTTTATCCGCCCGCCTAAGCGTCAGGATTTCGTAGCTAAAATTTACCGCGCGCTAAATGACGGCGGCGTGTTTGTTTTTAGCGAAAAGCTCATTTTTGAAGACAAGACGCTAAGCAAAAATATGATCGAAATTTACGAAAAATACAAGCTCGAACAAGGCTACTCGCGCTACGAAATCGCGCAAAAACGCGAGGCGCTAGAAAACGTGCTCATACCATACACTGAAGCGGAAAATAGAAATTTGGCGCTTAGCGCGGGGTTTAGAAATGTGGAGTGTATGTTTAGATGGGCGAATTTTGCGACGTTTGTTGCTTTTAAATAA
- a CDS encoding aspartate kinase produces MLIVQKYGGTSVGTLERIENVAARVIETKKSGADVVVVVSAMSGVTNQLVDYASHYTKDPDGVAMDMLLSSGERVTCALLTIALINLGYPAVGLSGRLAGIITDSVHTKARIEAIDTKRMKEELKAGKIIVVAGFQGIDEKGDVTTLGRGGSDLSAVAIAGALDADLCEIYTDVDGVYTTDPRIEPKAKKLDKISYDEMLELASLGAKVLQNRSVELAKKLNVNLVTRSSFNHNEGTLITKEESMEAVLVSGIALDKNQARVTLRGVVDKPGIAAEIFTALAEKNINVDMIIQNVGQDGTTNLGFTIPQNELHVAKECMDKLSASREILYNDEIVKVSVVGVGMKSHTGVASLAFQTLANEGINIQMISTSEIKISMIVDQKYGELAVRALHEAYKLDK; encoded by the coding sequence ATGTTAATCGTCCAAAAATACGGCGGCACGAGCGTTGGGACGCTTGAGAGGATAGAAAACGTCGCCGCGAGAGTCATAGAGACTAAAAAAAGCGGTGCGGACGTCGTAGTCGTGGTTTCGGCGATGAGCGGCGTGACTAATCAGCTAGTAGACTATGCCTCGCACTATACCAAAGACCCCGACGGCGTGGCGATGGATATGTTGCTTAGCTCCGGCGAGCGCGTTACCTGCGCGCTTTTAACGATAGCGCTGATAAATTTAGGCTATCCCGCAGTTGGTCTAAGCGGTAGGCTAGCTGGCATCATCACCGATAGCGTGCATACTAAGGCTAGGATCGAGGCGATAGATACTAAGCGTATGAAAGAGGAGCTAAAGGCGGGCAAGATCATCGTAGTAGCGGGCTTTCAGGGTATAGACGAAAAGGGCGACGTGACGACTTTGGGACGCGGCGGTAGCGACCTTAGCGCCGTGGCGATCGCGGGTGCGCTGGATGCCGATCTTTGTGAGATTTACACCGACGTGGACGGAGTTTATACTACTGATCCTCGCATAGAGCCAAAGGCCAAAAAGCTAGATAAAATCAGCTACGACGAGATGCTAGAGCTTGCGAGCCTAGGCGCAAAAGTGCTGCAAAACCGCTCGGTCGAACTAGCTAAAAAACTAAACGTAAATTTAGTCACCAGAAGCAGCTTTAATCACAACGAAGGAACACTAATAACAAAGGAAGAGAGTATGGAAGCAGTACTAGTAAGCGGTATCGCGCTAGATAAAAACCAAGCTAGAGTAACTTTAAGAGGCGTGGTCGATAAGCCGGGCATCGCGGCTGAAATTTTCACCGCGCTTGCAGAAAAAAACATAAACGTAGATATGATAATCCAAAACGTAGGCCAGGACGGCACGACGAATTTAGGCTTTACTATACCGCAAAACGAGCTTCACGTCGCAAAAGAGTGCATGGATAAACTAAGCGCGTCGAGGGAAATTTTATACAACGACGAGATAGTTAAGGTCTCGGTCGTGGGCGTAGGTATGAAAAGCCACACCGGAGTGGCGTCCTTGGCGTTTCAAACGCTAGCAAACGAAGGTATAAATATCCAAATGATCTCGACTAGCGAGATAAAAATATCAATGATCGTCGATCAAAAATACGGCGAGCTAGCCGTTCGCGCACTACACGAAGCTTATAAACTCGATAAATGA
- a CDS encoding RNA pyrophosphohydrolase yields the protein MEKKYRPNVAAVILAPSYPFDCRIFIAQRCDMTGIWQFPQGGIDEGETPREALKRELKEEIGTDDVDVLSEYPQWLSYDFPEGTTSRKFYNFDGQTQKYFLVRLRPSAKININTKKPEFDEYRFINSSEVLSDVNHFKKPIYGKVIGYFKEKGFI from the coding sequence CGCCCTCTTATCCGTTTGATTGTAGGATATTTATCGCGCAAAGGTGCGATATGACGGGTATCTGGCAGTTCCCGCAGGGCGGCATAGACGAGGGCGAGACGCCGCGCGAGGCGCTAAAAAGAGAGCTCAAAGAGGAGATAGGCACGGACGACGTGGACGTGCTTAGCGAGTATCCTCAGTGGCTTAGCTACGACTTCCCTGAGGGTACGACGAGTAGGAAATTTTATAACTTTGACGGGCAGACGCAAAAGTATTTTTTGGTGCGGCTAAGGCCTAGCGCGAAAATAAATATAAACACTAAAAAGCCCGAATTTGACGAATATAGATTTATAAACTCAAGCGAGGTTTTGAGCGACGTAAACCACTTCAAAAAGCCGATCTACGGTAAGGTTATCGGCTACTTTAAAGAGAAAGGATTTATTTAA
- a CDS encoding HobA family DNA replication regulator has translation MSDFIKWTLEAIREEGSLMSWMEERRTEWTPLLASKLKFLLEGRAFILITDSERGWFEEYFLKNINKPTNARPVLPFFSLKALYPSFENIGSKEEVSLLLDMLSLAFPNGYVFFYVGKSAEKSSQIAKGKDDSYMWLFDEQAQNSFYLSSSDGALDIKLLSLFRLFDKSIDAALFAKVTL, from the coding sequence ATGAGCGATTTTATAAAATGGACGCTCGAGGCGATCCGCGAGGAGGGCTCGCTGATGAGCTGGATGGAGGAGAGGCGCACCGAGTGGACGCCCTTGCTCGCCTCGAAGCTTAAATTTTTACTCGAAGGGCGCGCGTTTATCTTGATAACCGATAGCGAGCGCGGCTGGTTTGAGGAGTATTTTTTAAAAAATATAAACAAACCTACGAACGCTCGCCCGGTGCTGCCTTTTTTCTCGTTAAAGGCGCTTTATCCGTCTTTTGAAAATATCGGTTCAAAAGAGGAAGTATCGCTGCTTTTAGACATGCTTAGCCTTGCTTTTCCAAACGGTTACGTGTTTTTTTACGTCGGCAAAAGCGCGGAAAAAAGCTCGCAGATCGCCAAAGGCAAGGACGATAGCTACATGTGGCTTTTTGACGAGCAGGCGCAAAATAGCTTTTATCTAAGCTCCTCCGACGGCGCGCTAGATATCAAGCTTTTGTCGCTGTTTAGGCTCTTTGATAAGAGCATAGACGCTGCTTTATTTGCGAAAGTAACGCTTTAG
- a CDS encoding DNA polymerase III subunit delta', producing the protein MRSKIVITSDFEALKEEILGLYGLNSVRFFFAEDFLLENAKEVAAEAYIAESEPKLLVLGAKNFRVEAQNSLLKIIEEPPKNIFFIIACESKNMLLPTVRSRLVTENRLEKKQREKTGLDYKRLELKEICAFIDEKSALERSEKLGKNDLKELIATIALEATKQGVKFSAEELEYFFKAVRLAELNTKSHALLTPILLMIYEKGLR; encoded by the coding sequence ATGCGAAGCAAAATCGTAATCACGAGCGATTTTGAAGCCTTAAAAGAGGAAATTTTAGGGCTTTACGGCTTAAATTCGGTTAGATTTTTTTTCGCCGAGGACTTTTTACTAGAAAATGCAAAAGAGGTCGCCGCCGAGGCCTATATCGCCGAGAGCGAGCCCAAACTGCTGGTTTTAGGCGCTAAAAATTTCCGCGTCGAGGCTCAAAATTCTCTACTAAAAATCATCGAAGAACCGCCTAAAAATATCTTTTTTATCATAGCCTGCGAGTCGAAAAATATGCTCCTGCCGACCGTTCGCTCGCGCCTAGTTACCGAAAACAGACTCGAAAAAAAGCAGCGCGAAAAAACGGGGCTAGATTACAAACGTCTGGAGCTAAAAGAAATTTGCGCGTTTATCGATGAAAAATCAGCGCTCGAGCGCTCCGAAAAGCTCGGCAAAAACGACCTAAAAGAGCTAATCGCCACCATAGCTCTGGAGGCTACGAAGCAGGGGGTCAAATTTAGCGCTGAAGAGCTTGAGTATTTTTTCAAAGCCGTGCGCTTAGCCGAGCTAAATACCAAAAGCCACGCGCTTCTTACGCCGATACTTCTTATGATTTACGAAAAAGGGCTTAGATGA
- a CDS encoding transglutaminase-like domain-containing protein: protein MQRRDFLRNTAILGAVMATPSTVFGESKAMGNKRVFDVTLNHEILEAGKKTRLWIPLPFIREYQSVSDVKFDGNFANPSVNYDAIPTLYVDYAEVAKPTLSVKFRVETFERNTDFSKVKFNPNEKLSSETEFYLKPTQHIPNDGIVKQKAEEITKGVKGDLERAKAIYTWVANTMQRDNSILGCGTGDVKAILESGKLVGKCTDINSVFVGLCRAVGIPAREIFGIRVGQSRFSNEMGKADEKGLAAISGGQHCRAEFYLKGYGWIPVDPADVAKVRLGEKLSNDDSKLAKVREFLFGNWEMCWIGFNDARDFVLSPKPAEFPLNNFGYPYGEVDDNVLNYYSPKEFSYDYKSQELK, encoded by the coding sequence ATGCAAAGACGCGATTTTTTAAGAAACACTGCGATTTTAGGCGCCGTTATGGCAACTCCGAGCACCGTTTTTGGAGAGAGCAAGGCCATGGGCAACAAGAGGGTTTTTGACGTAACTCTAAATCACGAAATTTTAGAGGCTGGCAAGAAAACCAGGCTGTGGATACCGCTGCCGTTCATCAGGGAGTATCAGAGCGTGAGCGACGTCAAATTTGACGGTAATTTCGCTAATCCGTCGGTGAACTACGACGCGATCCCGACGCTTTACGTGGACTACGCCGAGGTGGCAAAGCCGACGCTTAGCGTTAAATTTAGAGTCGAGACCTTCGAGCGAAACACCGACTTTAGCAAGGTCAAATTTAACCCGAACGAAAAGCTAAGCTCTGAGACGGAATTTTACCTAAAACCTACTCAGCACATCCCAAATGACGGCATCGTAAAGCAAAAAGCAGAGGAGATCACTAAAGGCGTAAAAGGCGATCTGGAGCGCGCAAAGGCGATCTACACGTGGGTGGCAAACACTATGCAGCGCGATAACAGCATCCTAGGCTGCGGCACGGGCGACGTAAAAGCGATCCTTGAAAGCGGCAAGTTGGTGGGCAAATGCACCGACATAAACTCCGTATTTGTGGGACTCTGCCGCGCCGTGGGTATCCCTGCACGCGAGATTTTCGGTATCAGGGTAGGGCAGAGCAGATTTTCAAACGAGATGGGAAAGGCCGACGAGAAGGGGCTCGCAGCGATCTCTGGTGGTCAGCACTGCAGGGCGGAATTTTATCTAAAAGGCTACGGCTGGATACCGGTCGATCCCGCAGACGTCGCGAAGGTGCGCCTAGGCGAGAAGCTAAGCAACGACGACAGCAAGCTCGCCAAAGTCCGCGAGTTTTTGTTCGGCAACTGGGAGATGTGCTGGATCGGCTTTAACGACGCGCGCGACTTTGTCCTATCGCCAAAGCCTGCGGAATTTCCGCTAAATAACTTCGGCTATCCTTACGGCGAAGTGGACGACAACGTGCTAAATTACTACTCGCCTAAAGAATTTAGCTACGACTACAAGTCGCAAGAGCTCAAATGA
- a CDS encoding bifunctional riboflavin kinase/FAD synthetase, producing the protein MPNFSTLLTKDNITAVAIGHFDGVHRGHKQLLKQLGEYGGLVVIDKNKANITPGLKRAEYSRYPCFLYDFNEIKGLSGEEFIALLKRDFKNLQKIVVGFDFRFGRNRAWDKHDLRRIFDGEVVVVDEVCFDCMGVHSSAIREYIKQGEIYKANRLLGREYSIEGCVIKGQGIGSRELVPTLNLDIKSYLLPREGVYATRTRIGYKTYGSVTFIGNRVSTDGNFSVETHVLNENIEGTRDVAVCFIKRLRDNRKFESLEELKGQIGTDIKQAMEFVGVCDLYVVGDGVPQRSEP; encoded by the coding sequence ATGCCGAATTTTTCTACGCTTTTAACAAAAGATAATATCACGGCCGTCGCGATCGGGCACTTTGACGGCGTGCATCGCGGCCACAAGCAGCTTTTAAAGCAGCTGGGCGAGTACGGCGGGCTGGTCGTGATCGATAAAAACAAGGCCAACATCACGCCCGGCCTAAAGCGCGCCGAATACTCTCGCTATCCGTGTTTTTTGTATGATTTTAATGAGATAAAGGGCCTTAGCGGCGAGGAGTTTATCGCGCTTTTGAAGCGGGATTTTAAAAATCTGCAAAAAATCGTCGTGGGATTCGACTTTCGTTTCGGGCGAAACAGAGCGTGGGACAAGCATGATTTGCGGCGCATTTTTGACGGCGAGGTGGTCGTAGTAGACGAGGTTTGCTTTGACTGTATGGGCGTGCACAGCTCTGCCATACGCGAGTATATCAAACAAGGCGAGATCTACAAGGCAAACCGCCTACTAGGCCGCGAGTACTCGATCGAAGGCTGCGTGATAAAAGGACAAGGCATCGGGTCGCGCGAGCTCGTGCCGACGCTAAATTTGGATATCAAAAGCTATCTTTTGCCGCGCGAGGGCGTCTATGCTACGAGGACTCGTATCGGATATAAGACCTACGGCTCGGTTACCTTTATCGGCAACCGCGTGAGCACGGACGGCAACTTTAGCGTCGAGACGCACGTGCTAAACGAAAATATCGAGGGCACCCGCGACGTCGCGGTTTGCTTTATCAAGCGACTGCGCGACAACCGCAAATTTGAAAGTCTAGAGGAGCTAAAGGGGCAGATCGGGACCGACATCAAGCAGGCGATGGAGTTCGTCGGCGTGTGCGATCTCTACGTCGTGGGCGATGGTGTGCCTCAAAGGAGCGAGCCGTGA
- a CDS encoding SAM-dependent methyltransferase, translated as MGEFDKFDGTDGLNLDVTVSVNLSDGKNGGAKKGAVAETKNLRGVNLADAPETACEKARNGELNLNSNGAKIELVGEIYVGRGALKLKSFLAAYPLEVKGKNALDVGSSTGGFVQILLQNGIKSVMALDVGSSQLDKSLRTDSRVIVAENTDVREFAAGFQNSLSDGKFDDAEQNLKNQIEPNFNPGKLNFAEQDGFLNEPSEPAFAPSNLTQIGVKMDESNSASVDLAAKTQNAKFDSSAAKNAARKFDLITCDVSFISLKEILPSIDALAGKNCDIILLFKPQFEVGRTAKRNKKGVVTDAKAVREARAKFELAAANLGWIMRQTLECEVKGKEGNAEFFYAFNKR; from the coding sequence GTGGGCGAATTTGATAAATTTGACGGCACGGACGGACTAAATTTAGACGTTACGGTAAGCGTAAATTTGAGTGATGGCAAAAATGGCGGCGCCAAAAAGGGCGCGGTAGCGGAAACTAAAAATTTACGTGGCGTAAATTTAGCGGACGCCCCCGAGACTGCGTGCGAAAAAGCTCGTAACGGCGAGCTAAATTTAAACTCAAACGGCGCAAAGATCGAGCTCGTCGGCGAAATCTACGTCGGACGCGGCGCGCTAAAGTTAAAAAGCTTTTTAGCGGCTTATCCGCTAGAAGTCAAAGGCAAAAACGCCCTAGACGTCGGATCGAGCACGGGCGGATTCGTGCAAATTTTGCTGCAAAACGGCATAAAAAGCGTTATGGCGCTAGATGTGGGCAGCTCGCAGCTGGATAAAAGTTTGCGAACCGATTCGCGCGTGATAGTAGCCGAAAATACCGACGTGCGCGAGTTTGCAGCAGGGTTTCAAAACTCGCTCTCAGACGGTAAATTTGACGACGCGGAGCAAAATTTAAAAAACCAAATCGAGCCGAATTTTAATCCCGGCAAATTAAATTTTGCCGAGCAAGACGGATTTTTAAATGAACCAAGCGAACCAGCTTTTGCTCCGTCAAATTTAACGCAGATTGGCGTTAAGATGGATGAGTCAAATTCGGCTAGCGTAGATTTAGCTGCAAAAACTCAAAACGCCAAATTTGACTCCAGCGCCGCTAAAAACGCCGCACGTAAATTTGATCTCATCACCTGCGACGTAAGCTTTATCTCGCTTAAAGAGATTTTGCCCTCTATCGACGCGCTAGCTGGCAAAAACTGCGATATTATCTTGCTTTTTAAGCCGCAGTTTGAGGTCGGCAGAACGGCTAAGCGAAATAAAAAAGGCGTCGTAACGGACGCAAAAGCCGTACGCGAGGCGAGGGCTAAATTTGAGCTTGCAGCGGCAAATTTAGGCTGGATAATGCGCCAAACGCTCGAATGCGAGGTAAAAGGAAAGGAAGGAAATGCCGAATTTTTCTACGCTTTTAACAAAAGATAA
- a CDS encoding aryl sulfotransferase: MKGFWLALASVASALAATLCCLPALLFLIFGASFSLLSSEAIESLTELRPYFTALASICFAASAFYFFKKPKSCDLANRRKKWIFIYVFLAVFVIILLSYPEVLGKIYE; the protein is encoded by the coding sequence ATGAAGGGCTTTTGGCTAGCTCTGGCGTCGGTTGCGAGCGCGCTGGCGGCGACTCTTTGCTGCCTACCCGCGCTTTTGTTTTTGATTTTCGGCGCTTCATTTAGCCTGCTAAGCTCGGAGGCTATAGAGAGCTTAACCGAGCTGAGGCCCTATTTTACCGCACTTGCCTCGATCTGTTTTGCGGCGAGCGCGTTTTATTTTTTCAAAAAACCAAAATCCTGCGACCTCGCAAATCGCCGCAAAAAGTGGATTTTCATCTACGTTTTTTTAGCTGTTTTTGTGATTATTCTGCTATCATACCCCGAAGTTTTAGGAAAAATTTATGAATAA
- the ligA gene encoding NAD-dependent DNA ligase LigA: MDKKEYLDAVDTLNAWAKAYYTDDAPIATDEEYDELYHKVLEFERTNPGDISMFSPTKRVGGEVSEGFVKARHGARMWSMEDIFSFDELLAWLKRGDKEGLEFALQPKFDGASLNLLYENGALVRAITRGDGITGEDVTSNAKVIKNIPLQIAYNGRIEIRGEVVIAKNDFDEINFTRAQRGEPQLSNPRNAAAGSLRQLDSAVTASRRLRFKPWGYGEQNLGLETYSQMMDFIYSQGFEREEFFKICRSAEQIEEAYKQLVAQRDSKPFMMDGLVVRVQNIEASEELGYTEKFPKFMVAYKFPAIEKTTRLLDVAFQVGRSGVVTPVGVLEPVNIDGAIVKSATLHNFDEIERLGVQKGDFISIIRSGDVIPKITGVFKQRRDGSQTPIERPRECPVCGSMLLDEGVFVKCQNLECKARVINSLIHFASKKCLNIDGLGDAIVNQLFEAGLVAKIADIYELTAQDLARLEGFKDKKIANLLGAIEASRTPTLHSFIASLGIEHIGEVAAKKIAQIYPQNWRELSFGEVAAIEGFGEAMAESYAEFMQVNRQNLDEILRFVSPQAQIYETKQSAISGKTFVITGTLSKGRDEFKRVLEANGAKVSGSVSKKTDFVLYGEEAGSKLEKARELGVAAITEDELRRMIEI; this comes from the coding sequence ATGGATAAAAAAGAGTATTTAGATGCCGTAGATACGCTAAATGCGTGGGCAAAGGCCTACTACACCGACGACGCGCCCATAGCCACCGACGAGGAGTACGACGAGCTTTATCATAAAGTGCTGGAATTTGAGAGAACAAACCCCGGCGATATCTCGATGTTTAGCCCGACAAAGCGCGTCGGCGGCGAGGTTAGCGAGGGCTTTGTCAAGGCTCGCCACGGCGCTCGAATGTGGTCGATGGAGGATATTTTTAGTTTTGATGAGCTGCTAGCGTGGCTAAAGCGCGGCGACAAAGAGGGGCTGGAGTTTGCGCTTCAGCCTAAATTTGACGGCGCGAGCTTAAATTTACTCTACGAAAACGGCGCTCTCGTGCGAGCTATCACGCGCGGCGACGGCATAACGGGCGAGGACGTAACAAGCAACGCAAAAGTCATCAAAAATATCCCGCTACAAATCGCCTATAACGGCAGGATCGAGATCCGCGGCGAAGTAGTGATCGCTAAAAACGACTTTGACGAGATAAATTTCACCCGCGCGCAAAGGGGCGAGCCGCAGCTATCAAATCCTAGAAATGCGGCCGCCGGCAGCCTGCGCCAGCTAGATAGCGCAGTGACGGCGTCGCGCAGGCTGAGGTTTAAGCCCTGGGGCTACGGCGAGCAAAATTTGGGCCTTGAAACCTACTCGCAGATGATGGATTTTATCTATTCGCAGGGCTTTGAGCGCGAGGAGTTTTTTAAAATTTGCCGCAGTGCAGAGCAGATCGAGGAAGCGTATAAACAGCTCGTAGCGCAGCGAGATAGCAAGCCTTTTATGATGGACGGACTGGTGGTGCGCGTGCAGAACATAGAGGCTAGCGAGGAGCTTGGCTACACGGAGAAATTTCCTAAATTTATGGTCGCGTATAAATTTCCCGCGATCGAAAAGACCACGCGGCTACTTGACGTCGCGTTTCAGGTCGGACGCAGCGGCGTCGTGACTCCAGTAGGCGTGCTTGAGCCCGTAAATATCGACGGCGCGATAGTAAAGTCCGCCACGCTGCATAACTTCGACGAGATCGAGCGCCTAGGCGTGCAAAAGGGCGATTTTATCAGCATTATCCGCTCGGGTGACGTGATACCAAAGATCACGGGCGTCTTTAAACAGCGCAGAGACGGCTCGCAGACTCCGATAGAGCGGCCGCGCGAGTGCCCCGTGTGCGGATCGATGCTGCTAGACGAGGGTGTTTTTGTCAAGTGTCAAAACCTCGAGTGCAAGGCCCGCGTGATAAATTCGCTCATACATTTTGCGAGCAAAAAGTGCCTAAATATCGACGGTCTTGGCGATGCGATCGTAAATCAGCTTTTTGAAGCCGGCTTAGTCGCCAAAATCGCCGACATTTACGAGCTTACGGCGCAGGATTTGGCGCGGTTAGAAGGCTTTAAGGATAAAAAAATCGCAAATCTGCTCGGTGCCATCGAGGCTAGCCGCACGCCGACTCTGCACAGCTTTATAGCGAGCCTTGGCATCGAGCATATCGGCGAGGTAGCGGCCAAAAAGATAGCGCAAATTTATCCGCAAAACTGGCGCGAGCTAAGCTTTGGCGAAGTCGCCGCGATAGAGGGATTCGGCGAGGCGATGGCTGAGAGTTACGCGGAGTTTATGCAGGTAAATAGGCAAAATTTGGACGAAATTTTACGTTTTGTTAGCCCGCAAGCGCAAATTTACGAGACAAAGCAAAGCGCGATAAGCGGTAAAACGTTTGTGATAACGGGCACGCTTAGTAAGGGCAGGGATGAATTTAAAAGGGTTTTGGAAGCAAACGGCGCGAAAGTAAGCGGCTCGGTGAGCAAAAAAACCGACTTCGTGCTTTACGGCGAGGAGGCGGGCAGCAAGCTGGAGAAAGCGCGTGAGCTAGGCGTCGCGGCGATAACTGAAGATGAGCTAAGGCGGATGATTGAGATTTGA
- a CDS encoding heavy-metal-associated domain-containing protein produces MNKILSILLLASMAFANQNFVIKVEGMHCPLCTAMVRKALLKVDGVISAKASLHDKTARVETKDGVSEKQLLDAVATTGYTGEIVK; encoded by the coding sequence ATGAATAAAATTCTATCTATTTTACTGCTTGCAAGCATGGCGTTTGCAAATCAAAATTTTGTCATCAAAGTCGAGGGGATGCACTGTCCGCTGTGTACGGCGATGGTGCGAAAAGCCCTACTAAAGGTAGATGGCGTCATCAGCGCCAAGGCTAGTCTGCACGATAAAACCGCTCGCGTCGAGACGAAAGACGGCGTGAGCGAGAAGCAGCTGCTAGATGCGGTGGCGACGACGGGCTACACGGGCGAGATAGTTAAGTAA
- the folP gene encoding dihydropteroate synthase encodes MKIFKINPQTDFNEICEIIRPSDEGRNLMKKKSAINFFLIKDLRSPAANILKQDALSVGAELVTNRDVILGGANSVALLMATDVQVLALAKKESAQDFGLKNLAKFLKSPFKKPQRAQIMGVVNVNEDSFNAASRVNEKSGIARIEEMIEQGAEYIDVGAVSSRPGSKYVGREVEFARLEKILAEIYRLNLHEKAIFSLDSFDAYCLEYALNHGFKMINDITGDVSLCALAARYGASYCLMHMQNSPENMQDNPHYHDLLGEIDAFFDAKIAAAQDLGCRDIVLDVGIGFGKTAEQNMILIKNLEHFLRFGLPILAGASRKSVINFYSPSEIKDRLPGSLYLHLEAFRNGAQIIRTHDVAEHAQMFRLENAMRKLAAW; translated from the coding sequence ATGAAAATTTTTAAAATAAATCCGCAGACCGACTTTAACGAGATTTGCGAGATTATCCGTCCTAGCGACGAGGGGCGAAATTTGATGAAAAAAAAGTCGGCGATCAACTTTTTTTTGATTAAAGATTTGCGCTCGCCGGCTGCCAATATCCTAAAGCAAGATGCGCTAAGCGTGGGCGCGGAGCTCGTAACTAACCGCGACGTGATTCTGGGCGGCGCAAATTCGGTCGCGCTTTTAATGGCTACCGACGTGCAAGTTCTTGCACTTGCCAAAAAAGAGTCCGCTCAGGATTTCGGACTAAAAAATTTGGCCAAATTTTTAAAATCTCCGTTTAAAAAACCGCAGCGCGCGCAGATAATGGGCGTCGTAAACGTAAATGAAGATAGCTTTAACGCCGCAAGCCGCGTGAACGAAAAAAGCGGTATAGCACGCATCGAAGAGATGATCGAGCAGGGGGCCGAGTATATCGACGTGGGCGCGGTTAGCTCACGGCCCGGTAGCAAATATGTCGGACGCGAGGTCGAGTTTGCCAGGCTGGAAAAGATACTCGCCGAAATTTACCGCCTAAATTTGCACGAAAAGGCGATATTTAGCCTAGATAGCTTTGATGCGTATTGCCTAGAGTACGCGCTAAATCACGGCTTTAAGATGATAAACGATATCACGGGCGACGTTAGCCTCTGCGCTCTAGCGGCGCGTTACGGCGCGAGCTACTGTCTCATGCACATGCAAAATAGCCCCGAAAATATGCAGGATAACCCGCATTATCATGATTTGCTAGGCGAGATAGACGCGTTTTTTGATGCCAAGATCGCCGCGGCGCAGGATCTTGGATGCCGCGATATCGTGCTAGACGTGGGTATCGGCTTTGGCAAGACGGCGGAGCAAAATATGATTTTGATAAAAAATTTAGAGCATTTTTTGCGCTTCGGTTTGCCGATCTTGGCGGGCGCTAGCCGCAAATCGGTCATAAATTTTTATAGTCCTAGCGAGATAAAAGACCGCTTGCCGGGCAGCCTCTATCTACATCTGGAGGCCTTTAGAAACGGCGCGCAGATCATCCGCACGCACGACGTGGCCGAACACGCGCAGATGTTTAGGCTGGAAAACGCGATGAGAAAGCTCGCGGCGTGGTAA